Proteins encoded in a region of the Watersipora subatra chromosome 5, tzWatSuba1.1, whole genome shotgun sequence genome:
- the LOC137396133 gene encoding kinesin-like protein KIF16B gives MGVIVDSPLPHLEGTTTVGKECASRKCDIALHGPGIAAEHCIIKHSDGSVCLYPRSHASCAINGSDITEPTRLTQGDVILLGKTNMFRFNNPSEAAKLRIKRKSLNDISMERRSSSNLEMFFKSPMSRASSSNSLLSGRTEQDSPRLLQRSASAQ, from the exons ATGGGGGTGATTGTGGACTCGCCCCTTCCCCACCTC GAGGGCACAACTACAGTCGGCAAGGAGTGTGCTTCACGCAAGTGCGATATTGCGCTTCACGGCCCTGGGATTGCAGCAGAGCATTGCATTATCAAGCATTCTGACGGCAGTGTGTGTCTATATCCCAGATCACATGCTAGCTGTGCTATAAATGGATCGGATATTACAGAACCTACAAGGCTGACTCAAG GTGATGTCATACTGCTAGGAAAGACAAACATGTTCAGGTTTAACAATCCTTCAGAAGCTGCCAAACTCCGGATCAAGCGCAAA TCACTCAATGACATAAGTATGGAGAGGAGGAGCAGCAGCAACCTGGAGATGTTTTTTAAGTCTCCTATGTCAAGGGCCAGCAGCAGTAATTCACTCTTATCTGGCAGGACGGAGCAGGACAGCCCACGATTGCTGCAAAGAAGTGCTAGCGCTCAGTAA